The Elaeis guineensis isolate ETL-2024a chromosome 14, EG11, whole genome shotgun sequence genome has a segment encoding these proteins:
- the LOC105057764 gene encoding 3-isopropylmalate dehydrogenase 2, chloroplastic — MAALHAKVRPFKTLDLYPKRSGHPRTCARFRCSAAAPPRPRSYSVTILPGDGIGPEVVSVAKDILSVAGSHEGIEFRFREMPVGGAAIDSVGVPLPEETLAAAKESDAVLLGAIGGYKWDGNEKHLKPETGLLQLRAGLGVFANLRPAAVLPQLVDSSTLKKEVAEGVDIMVVRELTGGIYFGKPRGFGTNDKGDNTGFNTEVYSASEIDRIARVAFEVARKRRGKLCSVDKANVLEASMLWRKRVTMLASEFSDVQLSHMYVDNAAMQLIRDPKQFDTIVTNNIFGDILSDEASMLTGSIGMLPSASVSESGPGLFEPIHGSAPDIAGQDKANPLATVLSAAMLLRYGLGEENAAKRIETAVMETLNRGFRTGDIISPRMTLVGCKRMGEEVLKSVDSQKALTASL; from the exons ATGGCGGCTTTGCATGCGAAGGTGCGACCCTTCAAAACCCTAGACCTCTATCCGAAGAGATCCGGTCATCCGCGGACTTGCGCGCGCTTCCGCTGCTCCGCCGCCGCGCCACCGCGGCCCAGGAGCTACAGCGTCACCATCCTCCCCGGCGACGGCATCGGGCCCGAGGTCGTCTCCGTCGCCAAGGACATCCTCTCCGTTGCTGGCTCCCATGAAG GAATCGAGTTTAGATTCCGGGAGATGCCGGTCGGCGGCGCGGCGATCGACTCGGTTGGTGTTCCGCTGCCGGAGGAGACTCTCGCCGCTGCTAAGGAGTCGGACGCGGTTCTTTTGGGAGCCATTGGAGG GTACAAATGGGATGGGAATGAGAAACATCTGAAGCCTGAAACTGGGTTGCTGCAGCTACGGGCAGGGCTTGGTGTTTTTGCGAACTTAAGGCCAGCTGCTGTGTTGCCACAG CTAGTTGACTCATCAACCCTCAAGAAGGAGGTTGCTGAAGGAGTTGACATCATGGTTGTAAGAGAGCTTACTGGAG GAATCTATTTTGGAAAACCTAGGGGTTTTGGAACCAATGACAAGGGTGACAACACTGGTTTCAATACTGAAGTCTATTCTGCATCCGAG ATTGATCGGATAGCACGTGTGGCATTTGAGGTTGCTCGAAAACGACGTGGCAAACTATGCTCTGTTGACAAAGCAAATGTGTTGGAG GCATCAATGCTATGGAGGAAGAGGGTGACAATGCTGGCTTCCGAATTTTCTGACGTTCAGCTCTCCCATATGTATGTTGATAATGCTGCAATGCAACTTATTCGTGATCCCAAACAG TTTGACACAATTGTTACAAATAATATCTTTGGTGATATTCTATCTGATGAAGCATCTATGCTTACTGGAAGCATTGGTATGCTTCCATCTGCCAGTGTTAGTGAATCA GGTCCTGGCCTTTTTGAACCAATCCATGGATCTGCTCCTGATATTGCTGGGCAG GACAAAGCAAATCCATTAGCAACAGTCCTTAGTGCTGCAATGTTATTGCGGTATGGCCTTGGTGAAGAGAATGCCGCAAAGAGGATCGAGACTGCTGTAATGGAAACACTAAACAGAGGATTTCGAACTGGTGACATCATTTCTCCGCGCATG ACATTGGTAGGGTGCAAGAGGATGGGGGAGGAAGTGCTGAAGTCCGTCGATTCCCAGAAAGCATTAACTGCCTCACTCTGA